One Candidatus Nanosynbacter featherlites genomic region harbors:
- a CDS encoding DUF5663 domain-containing protein — MFEITDEFLAQAGFGMLPPEAKEQMRQNVTNSVQAKITDQLLAAVGEQKLEEFEALLDSEDVPMLLNWCQGNGINLTEIVQNSMNQTMVELQTLHNDALNMVRE, encoded by the coding sequence ATGTTTGAAATTACTGATGAATTCTTGGCACAGGCTGGTTTTGGGATGTTGCCACCAGAAGCAAAAGAACAGATGCGGCAGAATGTGACCAATAGCGTGCAAGCAAAGATTACTGATCAGCTGTTAGCGGCTGTCGGTGAGCAAAAATTGGAAGAATTTGAGGCATTGCTGGACAGTGAAGATGTACCAATGCTGCTCAACTGGTGCCAGGGTAATGGCATTAACTTAACGGAAATCGTGCAGAACTCAATGAATCAGACGATGGTTGAGCTGCAGACGCTGCACAATGATGCGCTTAATATGGTGCGTGAATAA
- a CDS encoding DUF5663 domain-containing protein has translation MFQLNDEFLKELGLDQLPEEQRKPFLQHIYSELELRVGERLSQGMSDAQLEEFSGIIDKRPGAVDDFLARHVPNLMQDPMFQRLVQVSGVPMDDPRLRDEFAATKWLEVNRPDYRDVVAAVLEELKREIVANRDVILAADSAASQAAA, from the coding sequence ATGTTCCAACTGAATGACGAATTTCTCAAAGAGCTCGGGCTGGATCAATTGCCGGAGGAGCAGCGCAAGCCGTTTTTGCAGCACATCTACAGTGAGCTGGAGCTTCGCGTTGGTGAGCGGTTGAGCCAGGGTATGAGCGATGCGCAACTGGAAGAATTTTCTGGCATCATTGATAAGCGTCCGGGAGCGGTAGATGATTTTTTGGCGCGTCATGTCCCTAATTTGATGCAAGATCCAATGTTCCAGCGTTTGGTGCAGGTTTCTGGAGTGCCGATGGATGATCCGCGCTTACGAGACGAATTTGCGGCAACAAAGTGGCTGGAAGTGAACCGACCAGATTATCGAGATGTCGTTGCTGCTGTTTTGGAGGAGCTGAAGCGAGAGATTGTAGCGAATCGTGACGTGATTTTGGCGGCTGATTCTGCTGCTTCGCAAGCAGCAGCTTAG
- a CDS encoding methionyl-tRNA formyltransferase has translation MPEIVFFGTEEHSLITLKALHEAKFHLAAVITKPDAPKGRGGKLSEPAVKTYAHQHNIPVWQPNNLKDISPAIQTLKSPVGVLVSYGKIIPQSIIDLFNPGIINLHPSLLPQYRGPSPIEAAMTNLDSHTGISLIKLDAQMDAGPIYHQESILLSGDESRDELYCKLFNLGSQRLVELLPRIVSGDIHLKPQQESIATYCKLLSKQDSPLDPQSLSAKQAAARVRAYLGFPRSTMTFDGLRLIITKAHPDIAPKTALDQCYHDGQFLIIDELIAPSGKKMTAEAFLRGHKHQ, from the coding sequence ATGCCTGAGATAGTATTTTTTGGCACCGAAGAGCACAGTCTCATCACCCTCAAGGCGCTTCATGAGGCAAAATTTCACCTTGCTGCTGTCATCACCAAACCTGACGCACCCAAAGGTCGGGGCGGTAAACTGTCAGAGCCTGCTGTCAAAACATACGCTCACCAGCACAATATTCCCGTCTGGCAGCCAAACAATCTGAAAGACATCTCACCAGCCATTCAAACACTCAAATCGCCCGTAGGCGTTTTGGTCAGCTATGGCAAAATAATACCCCAGTCAATCATCGATTTATTCAACCCCGGCATCATCAATCTTCACCCATCACTCCTGCCACAATACCGTGGTCCATCGCCCATTGAAGCTGCCATGACCAACCTAGACTCCCACACCGGGATATCCTTGATAAAATTAGATGCCCAGATGGACGCAGGACCAATTTACCACCAAGAATCTATTTTACTCTCTGGTGATGAATCTCGTGATGAACTATACTGCAAATTATTCAATCTGGGTTCACAACGCCTGGTAGAGTTATTACCTCGCATCGTATCCGGTGACATACACCTCAAACCGCAGCAGGAATCCATCGCTACCTACTGTAAGTTACTGTCAAAGCAAGACTCGCCCCTCGACCCACAATCGCTCAGCGCCAAACAAGCAGCCGCGCGAGTCAGAGCCTATCTCGGTTTCCCCCGCTCTACTATGACGTTTGACGGTCTCCGCCTCATCATCACCAAAGCTCACCCTGATATCGCTCCAAAAACCGCCCTAGATCAGTGCTACCATGATGGACAATTCCTCATTATTGACGAACTCATTGCACCAAGCGGCAAAAAAATGACCGCAGAAGCGTTTCTCCGCGGTCATAAACATCAATAA
- the def gene encoding peptide deformylase: protein MTRDDIIALPNPHLRQKSHRIHVITDDIQKLSDDMTSAALDWEDSRPHEISAALAAVQVDRLERVVIVRADFDNKKTRDFMTLINPEIVKYEGDLVADFEGCLSVKHIYGKVPRYTKVRVKALDLEGNEIRFKAEGFLARVLQHEIDHTNGIVFIDHIRDTHDAFYTLDDSGELQPLNYDTSIKDNTDLWG, encoded by the coding sequence ATGACTAGAGACGACATTATTGCCCTACCAAACCCCCATCTGCGTCAAAAATCTCATCGCATCCATGTCATTACTGATGATATACAAAAACTGTCTGACGACATGACCAGTGCTGCGTTAGATTGGGAGGATTCACGACCACATGAAATCAGTGCCGCTCTCGCAGCAGTGCAAGTAGATCGCTTGGAGCGAGTCGTCATTGTCCGAGCTGACTTTGATAACAAAAAAACTCGCGACTTCATGACCTTGATCAACCCAGAAATTGTCAAATACGAAGGCGACTTGGTAGCTGATTTTGAAGGCTGCTTGAGCGTAAAACACATCTACGGCAAAGTACCACGCTACACCAAGGTTCGCGTTAAAGCCTTAGACCTGGAAGGTAACGAGATCCGCTTTAAAGCTGAGGGTTTCTTAGCGCGTGTATTGCAACATGAAATTGACCACACTAACGGCATCGTCTTCATTGACCACATCCGTGATACACACGATGCATTTTACACCCTTGATGATTCTGGTGAATTACAGCCCCTCAATTACGACACAAGCATCAAAGATAATACCGACCTCTGGGGATAA
- the priA gene encoding replication restart helicase PriA: MQYYEVSPTTIVRADADSFSYASHEELAPGTIVTIPVGKKVVVGVVLQKISQPPYDTREIISVVDQPPLPSQLLSLHTWMSQFYATHPATVWQTILPRGITKKRRKSVDFTSVNVQNRTKNVFTKDQLQALKIIDSMASGTALLHGVTGSGKTLVYIEASRRAAAEGKSSIILIPEIALTTQLVSAFTEHLDNVIVTHSRQTEAERHAAWLHVLNANKPVVVIGPRSALFMPIHNLGFIAIDECHEPSFKQEQSPRYSALRTAAVLAQSHSAKLVLGSATPGIADYYLSEQRNRPIITMAKPARQDAVKPTVKVVDMTKRNNFTQHFFLSDALLSQLQQTFNDGQQALIFHNRRGTTTITLCQNCGWQAGCPNCFVPLTLHQDKHQLVCHICGYNATVPTVCPECQHADIIHKGIGTKRIETELSKLFPQQTIARFDADTPSDQTVEKLYQDVKEGTIDLIIGTQMIAKGLDLPHLRTVGVVQADTGLTLPDFAAAERTFQLLAQVVGRVGRSHHATTVVVQTYQPQHPAIQDGLTQNYADFYQRTIAQRQATIFPPFTHLLKLTCVYKTEAAAIRNAQKLASTLKSVAPKTVQILGPTPAFYERVRDTYRWQLLLKSPQRDDLVAILAHMPPQHWQFELDPISLL; encoded by the coding sequence ATGCAATACTACGAGGTGTCTCCAACTACGATTGTCCGCGCTGACGCTGACAGCTTTTCCTATGCCTCACATGAAGAACTAGCACCAGGAACTATTGTGACCATTCCCGTCGGCAAGAAGGTTGTTGTTGGTGTTGTTTTGCAAAAAATATCGCAACCACCATACGACACACGGGAAATAATTTCGGTCGTCGATCAGCCGCCACTACCCAGCCAGTTGCTGTCATTGCACACTTGGATGAGCCAATTTTACGCAACACATCCTGCCACCGTCTGGCAAACCATTCTACCACGCGGCATCACCAAAAAGCGACGAAAATCCGTAGATTTCACCTCTGTCAATGTGCAAAATCGAACAAAAAATGTATTCACCAAAGATCAGCTCCAAGCCCTGAAAATCATTGATTCCATGGCCAGTGGAACGGCTTTGCTACACGGCGTCACCGGCTCCGGCAAAACCCTGGTCTATATTGAAGCCTCCCGACGCGCTGCAGCTGAGGGAAAGTCTTCCATTATACTAATTCCAGAAATAGCCCTGACGACCCAATTGGTATCAGCCTTCACAGAACATCTCGACAATGTAATTGTCACTCATTCTCGCCAGACTGAGGCTGAACGCCATGCAGCATGGCTACACGTTTTGAACGCCAACAAGCCCGTCGTGGTCATCGGCCCAAGGTCAGCCCTATTCATGCCCATACATAACCTCGGATTTATCGCCATTGATGAATGCCACGAACCTAGCTTCAAACAAGAACAATCCCCCCGCTATTCCGCACTGCGCACTGCTGCCGTGCTGGCGCAGAGCCATAGCGCCAAGTTAGTTCTGGGTAGCGCTACTCCCGGCATCGCTGACTATTATTTGTCTGAGCAACGCAACCGACCCATCATCACCATGGCCAAACCCGCTCGCCAAGATGCCGTCAAGCCCACTGTCAAAGTCGTTGACATGACCAAGCGCAATAATTTTACTCAGCACTTCTTCCTATCAGACGCCCTGCTTTCTCAACTCCAACAAACCTTCAACGATGGTCAGCAAGCACTCATTTTTCACAATCGTCGTGGCACCACCACAATCACCCTGTGTCAAAATTGCGGCTGGCAAGCTGGCTGCCCTAACTGCTTTGTGCCGCTGACACTACACCAAGACAAACATCAACTTGTTTGCCACATATGCGGATATAACGCGACCGTCCCAACGGTCTGCCCCGAATGCCAACATGCCGACATCATCCATAAAGGCATTGGCACCAAGCGCATCGAGACAGAATTGAGCAAATTATTTCCTCAGCAAACCATAGCCCGCTTTGACGCAGACACTCCTAGCGATCAAACCGTAGAAAAGTTATACCAAGACGTTAAAGAGGGCACTATCGACCTCATCATCGGTACGCAAATGATCGCCAAGGGATTAGACTTACCACATCTACGAACTGTTGGCGTAGTGCAAGCAGACACAGGACTAACACTTCCTGATTTTGCAGCCGCCGAACGTACATTCCAACTACTTGCTCAGGTAGTCGGACGTGTTGGTAGGTCGCATCACGCAACGACCGTCGTTGTCCAAACCTACCAACCACAACACCCAGCCATCCAAGACGGCCTCACGCAAAATTACGCTGATTTTTATCAACGCACAATAGCTCAACGACAAGCAACCATATTTCCGCCATTTACCCATCTTTTGAAACTCACCTGTGTATACAAAACCGAAGCCGCTGCCATTCGCAATGCTCAAAAACTTGCATCTACCCTCAAATCAGTTGCACCGAAAACAGTACAAATTTTAGGACCAACACCTGCGTTTTATGAACGAGTGCGTGACACTTACCGTTGGCAACTGCTGCTCAAAAGTCCCCAACGTGATGACTTAGTCGCCATATTAGCTCACATGCCACCACAACATTGGCAATTCGAACTCGACCCGATTTCCCTCCTCTGA
- a CDS encoding phosphoribosyltransferase — protein MYFQSRMQAGVELGQQLFEKYRYENCAVLALGEGGVLVGEQIAVRLHCVLMMLLSESIDVPGEGLSFGAVSQSGKFTYNSDFSSGEIREYTNEFHGYLEQQKQQAYQRINRLLGDGGIVDAALLKDRTVILVSDGFGDNLSSLDVALGFLKSIRIEKLVVALPVCSIAAVDRLHITVDDLHILDVKENFMGINHYYEDNELPSREETVAKINQVIMNWR, from the coding sequence ATGTATTTTCAGAGTCGCATGCAGGCGGGCGTGGAGTTGGGGCAGCAGTTGTTCGAAAAATATCGTTATGAAAACTGTGCAGTGCTGGCATTGGGTGAAGGCGGTGTGTTGGTCGGTGAGCAGATCGCGGTCAGGCTTCACTGTGTTTTGATGATGCTATTGTCAGAGAGTATCGATGTTCCTGGAGAGGGGTTGAGCTTTGGCGCCGTTTCTCAAAGTGGGAAATTCACCTACAACAGTGACTTTTCGTCTGGCGAGATTCGAGAATATACCAATGAATTTCATGGCTATTTGGAGCAGCAAAAACAGCAGGCATACCAACGAATCAATCGGCTGCTGGGTGACGGCGGTATCGTTGACGCGGCATTGTTGAAAGATCGGACAGTTATTTTGGTGAGTGATGGTTTTGGTGATAATCTTTCAAGCCTGGATGTGGCTTTGGGATTTTTAAAATCAATTCGTATTGAAAAACTGGTGGTGGCGTTGCCTGTGTGTAGCATTGCTGCTGTTGATCGATTGCACATCACGGTGGACGATCTGCACATATTGGACGTCAAGGAAAACTTCATGGGAATTAACCATTATTATGAGGATAATGAACTACCTTCACGTGAGGAGACTGTTGCAAAAATCAACCAAGTAATTATGAATTGGCGCTAA
- a CDS encoding ArsR family transcriptional regulator: MLDVFITSRVRRKIVVVYAKYPDFHTHVRGLAKLIKEDPGNIQRELKRLEKVGFLKSEKQGNSRTYFTNKQFPIFKELQGMVIKSQQHAARPKRSSVDRD; encoded by the coding sequence ATGTTAGACGTTTTTATTACATCGCGGGTGAGGCGTAAGATTGTGGTTGTTTATGCTAAATATCCTGATTTTCACACTCATGTACGTGGGTTGGCGAAGTTGATCAAAGAAGATCCAGGAAATATTCAGCGCGAGTTAAAGAGATTGGAAAAAGTCGGTTTTCTCAAAAGCGAGAAACAGGGTAATTCGCGAACGTATTTCACAAATAAGCAGTTTCCAATTTTCAAGGAGTTGCAGGGAATGGTGATTAAGTCGCAGCAACATGCGGCACGGCCGAAGCGTAGCTCGGTTGATAGAGATTGA
- the recJ gene encoding single-stranded-DNA-specific exonuclease RecJ has translation MTLFERILTARGLTTRAARQAFLQPDYAAVKHDPFLLPDMEKAVVRLKQAWERGEKIVIYGDYDIDGLSATALLLDAFGKFGFEGVDAFIPNRFVEGYGMTMGAVDKVRDMGADLIVTVDTGSLCHAEIAYATSLGIDTVVTDHHNVAEMPPPSVAAVNPKFSGHSYPFRDLCGAGVAFKLVQALQTELDGLPDGYEKWLLDLVALGTVCDIVTLADENRANVYWGLEVLKKQQRPGLKALMTVAGIEPEQVNARHLGFGLGPRMNAAGRLETAQYALDMLVARDGLAALEASEKLEELNVKRRSIQDTIFEEACMQAEELANDRVLVVSSDGWNHGVIGIVASKLVEKYKKPVFIIGERGEEATGSARSFGDFSAADAVRAADDIIIKGGGHGAAAGVTLATEKISDFRRRVNEFYDSLQLQSQERYLLPRADVEIDDFSEIDEELVENLAKMEPFGNGNPEPVLKIATANVLSVRRMGADGQHVKLALRDKNGTVLQMLAFNAPEEFFRDPGDEVAAWFQPTINEWQGVRTVEGRLLHVGEAE, from the coding sequence ATGACCTTGTTCGAGCGGATTTTGACGGCTCGTGGTCTGACGACGCGAGCAGCACGTCAGGCTTTTTTGCAGCCGGATTATGCAGCGGTGAAGCATGATCCGTTTTTGCTGCCGGACATGGAAAAGGCGGTGGTGCGGTTAAAACAGGCGTGGGAGCGGGGCGAAAAAATCGTCATTTATGGTGATTATGATATTGATGGGTTGAGCGCCACGGCGCTGCTGCTGGATGCGTTTGGCAAGTTTGGTTTTGAGGGTGTTGATGCTTTCATCCCGAACCGGTTTGTTGAAGGTTATGGTATGACCATGGGTGCGGTGGACAAGGTGCGCGATATGGGCGCGGATTTGATTGTGACGGTGGATACCGGTAGTTTGTGTCATGCAGAGATTGCCTATGCCACCAGCCTGGGGATTGATACGGTGGTGACGGATCATCATAACGTGGCCGAGATGCCACCACCGAGCGTGGCAGCGGTGAATCCAAAATTTTCAGGGCACAGCTATCCATTTCGTGATTTGTGTGGCGCAGGTGTGGCGTTCAAGCTGGTGCAGGCACTACAGACTGAGCTGGATGGCTTGCCTGATGGCTATGAAAAATGGCTGCTCGATTTGGTGGCACTGGGGACAGTGTGCGACATCGTGACGTTGGCTGATGAAAATCGGGCAAACGTCTATTGGGGTTTGGAGGTGTTGAAAAAACAACAACGCCCAGGGCTGAAAGCGTTGATGACGGTGGCGGGTATTGAGCCAGAGCAGGTCAATGCTAGGCATTTGGGATTCGGCTTGGGTCCGCGCATGAATGCAGCGGGTCGGTTGGAGACGGCGCAGTACGCGCTAGATATGCTGGTGGCGCGCGATGGGTTGGCGGCACTGGAGGCGAGTGAGAAATTGGAGGAGCTGAACGTTAAGCGACGCAGCATTCAGGATACGATTTTTGAGGAAGCGTGTATGCAAGCCGAGGAGCTGGCGAATGATCGTGTGCTGGTGGTGAGCAGTGATGGTTGGAATCATGGTGTTATCGGCATTGTGGCGTCAAAACTGGTAGAAAAATATAAAAAGCCGGTGTTTATCATTGGTGAGCGTGGTGAGGAGGCGACCGGTTCGGCGCGTAGCTTTGGTGATTTTTCAGCGGCCGATGCAGTGCGGGCGGCGGATGACATCATCATCAAAGGTGGCGGGCACGGAGCGGCGGCGGGCGTGACGCTGGCGACCGAGAAAATTAGTGATTTTCGCCGGCGCGTTAATGAGTTTTATGATTCGCTGCAGCTACAAAGTCAAGAGCGATATTTGTTGCCGCGAGCTGATGTAGAAATTGATGATTTTTCGGAAATTGACGAGGAGTTGGTGGAGAATTTGGCAAAAATGGAGCCGTTTGGCAATGGCAATCCAGAGCCAGTCCTGAAAATTGCCACGGCAAATGTGTTGAGTGTACGGCGAATGGGCGCGGATGGGCAACACGTTAAATTAGCGCTGCGTGATAAAAATGGTACAGTGTTGCAGATGCTGGCGTTCAACGCACCAGAGGAGTTCTTCCGCGATCCGGGCGACGAGGTAGCGGCGTGGTTTCAGCCAACCATCAACGAATGGCAGGGGGTGCGAACGGTTGAGGGGCGGTTGCTACACGTGGGCGAGGCGGAATAG
- a CDS encoding 30S ribosomal protein S21, which yields MVQVTRKDQKEANENIIRRFNRKVLQSGVLARAKNVMRFEKPISKAERRKKAIVRRERRAEKTAKMRLGVR from the coding sequence ATGGTACAAGTAACACGTAAAGATCAGAAGGAAGCGAACGAAAATATCATTCGTCGTTTCAACCGTAAGGTTTTGCAGAGCGGTGTTTTGGCTCGAGCTAAAAACGTTATGCGCTTTGAGAAACCAATTTCAAAGGCCGAGCGCCGTAAAAAGGCAATCGTTCGTCGTGAACGCCGGGCTGAAAAAACGGCAAAAATGCGCCTGGGAGTGCGTTAA
- a CDS encoding GatB/YqeY domain-containing protein: MSALKARITDEMKAALLGGNRFRGDVLRNVKAAILNEEVSLGKRDEGLNDAEVEKVLAREVKKRVESAELYRSNGRAELAEPEEQEAEILREFLPEQLSEAEVMAIVEDVVASMDDVSIQKMGQVIGAVKQKVGNAADGALIARIVKEKLTK; the protein is encoded by the coding sequence ATGTCAGCGCTAAAAGCGCGCATCACTGATGAAATGAAAGCCGCTCTTTTGGGCGGCAATCGTTTTCGTGGGGATGTGTTGCGTAATGTTAAGGCAGCAATTTTGAACGAGGAGGTGTCACTAGGCAAGCGTGACGAGGGCCTGAATGACGCCGAAGTTGAAAAAGTTCTGGCTCGTGAAGTGAAAAAACGTGTCGAGAGTGCGGAGCTTTACCGCAGTAATGGTCGCGCGGAATTGGCAGAGCCTGAGGAACAAGAGGCGGAAATTTTGCGAGAATTTTTGCCCGAACAGTTGAGTGAAGCGGAAGTTATGGCGATCGTTGAAGATGTTGTAGCGAGCATGGATGACGTTTCCATACAAAAGATGGGACAGGTTATCGGCGCAGTGAAACAGAAGGTTGGCAATGCTGCTGACGGTGCGTTGATTGCAAGAATTGTTAAAGAAAAACTGACAAAATAG
- a CDS encoding adenylate kinase family protein, with the protein MIIFFGPAGAGKSVQGQILAARHGWRWLSAGQLLRDTHDGELIHRMQSGELVSVEIINGLMGEALNKAKDINGVILDGYPRQLEQAKWLIESRPHHGQDVKLVIVLEVPRDEILERLRVRGRVDDTPEAIDKRLSIYRGEIYPILDYLNDNNIPIIHMSGVGTVGQVHDEIEKELVSRGIVEGAK; encoded by the coding sequence ATGATTATCTTTTTTGGGCCGGCTGGTGCTGGTAAGAGTGTGCAGGGGCAGATTTTGGCAGCACGACATGGTTGGCGTTGGCTGAGTGCAGGGCAGCTGCTGCGCGACACGCACGATGGTGAATTGATTCATCGTATGCAATCTGGCGAACTGGTGTCGGTGGAGATTATCAATGGGTTGATGGGCGAGGCGTTGAATAAAGCTAAGGACATTAACGGTGTGATTTTGGACGGTTATCCTCGTCAGTTGGAGCAGGCTAAGTGGTTGATTGAGTCGCGACCGCATCATGGTCAGGATGTGAAGCTGGTGATTGTGCTGGAAGTGCCACGAGATGAGATTTTAGAACGCTTGCGAGTGCGTGGTCGCGTTGACGACACGCCAGAGGCAATTGATAAGCGGCTTAGTATTTACCGGGGTGAAATTTACCCAATTTTGGACTATCTGAATGACAATAATATCCCAATTATCCATATGAGCGGCGTGGGCACAGTGGGGCAAGTTCATGATGAGATTGAAAAAGAGCTGGTTAGCCGCGGAATCGTTGAGGGCGCCAAATGA
- the map gene encoding type I methionyl aminopeptidase, translated as MSQLITGEKTPQQMKDMRECGRMLATIYDELRQRVTAGMSELDVNEFVAGRIKDFGAEATYLTDEVKFPGVICVSTNEQLVHSFPTDYVFEKGDVVSFDLVIGYRGMKTDSAFTMVVDEEPRGAKKHLLHATEQSLYAGIDAISGDGTRVGDISAAIEAVLKKAKLGIIRELVGHGVGLEMHMSPEIPNHGQRGTGPVLHAGDTIAIEPMASLGGEKIVTEDDGWTISMRDGSLGAHFEHTVLITETGTEILTKL; from the coding sequence ATGAGTCAATTGATCACTGGTGAAAAAACGCCACAACAGATGAAAGATATGCGCGAATGTGGGCGGATGCTAGCGACGATTTACGACGAATTGCGGCAGCGAGTAACGGCTGGCATGAGTGAGCTGGACGTCAATGAGTTTGTGGCTGGGCGCATCAAGGATTTTGGCGCGGAAGCGACGTATTTGACAGATGAGGTAAAATTTCCAGGGGTGATCTGCGTGTCGACCAATGAGCAATTGGTGCACTCGTTCCCGACAGACTATGTGTTTGAGAAGGGTGATGTAGTGAGTTTTGACCTGGTGATTGGCTACCGCGGCATGAAAACTGACAGTGCCTTCACGATGGTGGTCGATGAGGAGCCGCGTGGCGCCAAAAAGCATTTATTACACGCGACGGAACAGAGTTTGTATGCGGGAATTGATGCGATCTCTGGTGACGGGACACGAGTTGGTGATATCTCAGCAGCCATTGAAGCGGTGCTGAAAAAAGCGAAACTGGGCATCATCCGCGAGTTGGTTGGTCACGGTGTGGGGCTGGAAATGCACATGAGTCCAGAGATTCCGAATCATGGTCAGCGCGGTACTGGTCCGGTGTTGCACGCTGGTGACACTATCGCTATCGAGCCGATGGCCAGCCTCGGTGGTGAGAAAATTGTTACTGAGGATGACGGCTGGACGATTAGCATGAGAGATGGCAGTCTGGGTGCGCATTTTGAACACACAGTACTAATTACTGAAACGGGTACAGAAATCTTGACGAAACTGTAA
- a CDS encoding type II secretion system protein, translated as MKRSTFSHKPGFTLVEMIIIISVIAILSTISIIAYQYIRQDAYDAKAKTALQQIETAFKSYITAGNKVPMRYYSPYGFYTDPGGGSTEQGIPINNGGGIGKALVNAGFLSSNLLDSLKNGPQKNTALKNSIAFAQCGKNKAFFYIEVYRKGMTQAELWNKVHSLECERKTKDDWYAEHGLSPSLSMAATGTVNGPARYILAEIDFT; from the coding sequence ATGAAACGTAGTACTTTTTCTCATAAGCCTGGGTTTACTTTAGTGGAGATGATCATCATCATTTCTGTTATTGCTATCCTCTCAACAATTAGCATCATCGCCTATCAATATATCAGGCAAGATGCTTATGACGCAAAAGCCAAAACTGCACTACAGCAAATCGAGACAGCGTTTAAGTCTTATATAACCGCAGGTAATAAGGTACCGATGCGTTATTACAGTCCGTATGGTTTTTATACTGATCCAGGAGGCGGATCAACCGAACAAGGCATTCCAATCAATAATGGGGGCGGCATAGGCAAAGCCCTAGTCAATGCTGGGTTCTTATCGAGCAATTTGCTGGACAGCCTCAAAAATGGCCCCCAGAAGAATACCGCTTTAAAGAACAGTATCGCTTTTGCACAATGTGGTAAAAATAAGGCATTCTTCTATATCGAAGTATACCGAAAAGGTATGACACAAGCGGAGCTTTGGAATAAGGTTCACTCATTGGAGTGTGAGAGGAAGACTAAGGACGATTGGTATGCAGAGCATGGATTAAGTCCTTCGCTCAGTATGGCTGCAACTGGCACAGTCAACGGTCCAGCGCGCTATATACTAGCAGAGATTGATTTCACCTAA